The window CCAATATTGCAACGTGTTTGTTCTTGAATCTGGACTCTATTGCATGTGCGGCGTCTCCTATCACGGCTATACTTGAATATTCTGCCAGGCTTAGGATTTCACCCATATCACATGGATAGCCATGAAGATGTACGGGGATAATCGCTTTTGTATTTGCAGTAATCTTATCCTGTATTTTCTGCGGAGAAATATTTCCGGTTTCCTCTTGAACATCCGCGAAAACCAATTTTGCATCGTGATGAAGAATGACATTTGCGGTTGCAGGATAAGTCAACGGTGTCGTTATGATCTCATCATCTTGCTTAAGGTCAAGCATAGCAAGCGAAAGATAGAGCGCGGCGGTACATGAATTGACAGCGATAGCGTGTTTTGTACCAGTAAACTCCTCGAACATCTTCTCGAAACGCTCGGTTTTTGGTCCATGACCTATCCATCCTGAGCGCAGCGTATCGACGACCTCGGCAATATCCTCATCCCTTATATCAGGTTTTCCGAATACAAGCAAATCCTTTCGAACAGGGGTTCCGCCTTCTATTGCAGGTTTCAACATCCTTCGATTTTAACCGGATTTAGGCATCCGTCAACGTTTTTGAGAAGAATGAAAAGCTTACTTAGCTTCAATCGGCAGGCCGGTTTTTTGATTTTGATTAGGCGAGTTTTACAAGTCGTGATGCAAAACCGTTTGACATAACGACAAGAAGGCTTAAGATATCGTTGTGTCAGTTCTAACTTTTATGCTCTTTATCGTTTGGGGAGGGGAGAGGTCGGCATTTTGTGATTTACCAAGTATCTTGGATTCTTCTTCCAACTATAACTTCAAACTCCTTGACCGCTGGCCTTACGGAACAGGTTTTTCCGTTTTGCTCGACTCGAATACACTTTTCTATACAAACGGTGGGGTGTTGCAGATAGGTCGACTGGATTTATCAGGCAAGGTCTTCTGGCTTCCCGAAATTGTTTTTCCAGGCCTTGCTTATACAATGGTTCGTTCGGACAAGCGTCTCTATGTCGCGGTAGACGACCAGGGTGTGGCAATTGTCGATATTTCAAATCTAAACGATCCGCAGATCATGAATCTTTTTAAGACAGGCGGAAGATCATTCGGTCTGGCCGTTAGGGGTGATACTCTCTACACAGCTTTGGGATCGGCAGGTCTTGAGGTTTACGATTGTTTGGACCCAGCCTCCACTCGTCTTTTGGGGACTCTACCAGGGTTCAATCTTCGCTCATTGGCCCTCGATGGGGATTTTCTCTTCGCTACAGATGCTTCGATAGGTCTTATTTCCATAGATGTTTCTGACCCTGCAACGCCAAGTTCTATTAAAGGGCTTAAACTTACAGGCCAGCATTACGGTCTTGACTACGACAGTCTCAGTCACACCGCATGGGTTTGCTCATTTGATGGCGGTCTTCACATAATCGATCTTTCAGATCCCTCCGATCCATCGATTGCTGTATCGATCCCTTTGATGTTTGCATGGGCTGTTGATATCGAGCGTCCTTATGCATACGTTGTTTCTTGGGATGAGTCCCTTTCGGTCCTTGATGCTGGTTCCTATGAGACAATCGGATCAGTATCTCTTGACACTCTTGATGTTACCGGTATATGG is drawn from bacterium and contains these coding sequences:
- a CDS encoding DegT/DnrJ/EryC1/StrS aminotransferase family protein, coding for MLKPAIEGGTPVRKDLLVFGKPDIRDEDIAEVVDTLRSGWIGHGPKTERFEKMFEEFTGTKHAIAVNSCTAALYLSLAMLDLKQDDEIITTPLTYPATANVILHHDAKLVFADVQEETGNISPQKIQDKITANTKAIIPVHLHGYPCDMGEILSLAEYSSIAVIGDAAHAIESRFKNKHVAIL